From one Cyprinus carpio isolate SPL01 chromosome B3, ASM1834038v1, whole genome shotgun sequence genomic stretch:
- the LOC109061861 gene encoding cytolytic toxin-alpha-like, whose amino-acid sequence MASKPIEVAALGRPLFPGMLYDCRSDSFIPGVTLWDKKSLSEDLDTRPQLQTDLKFSSSDSLSSKSSLLDISASLKASFLGGLVEVGGSAKYLHDTKSSNQQSRVTMYYSETSRFEQLTMTQLGKITYPRVFDQQTATHVVTAVLYGAQAFMVFDRTFSEEENKQKIEGELNVMVKKIPLFSVEGKGAVQMTDAEKEMVEKITCTFHGNICLEQNPTTYMDALDLYKQLPTLLKESPKKAVPIKVWLYPLHLLDNKAAQLEREISTSLVSSTQDIMDGLEEAERTYNDLSRNTLVNVFSDIKEKLHSFQESFNIYRTVLRKEVARVLPAIRGGGMEEKSLEEILKIYRNSPFNDGMLNQWLNDAKSEFSILSSYIKKLEGIKTEDSHGLITILHDPDIYFVVCFTFTSLKNEDLYLEKLQGFLKPDTFEKLDVEENMVSMASVEKWFSDPDVTKKMRENLSLFRCFSEANKDDKRMCFIISAISDPSNKGSSIYLYEQGNLTNTHFQPVSKPPPPVVKDVQDQTVSLKLQKSPTGETVQYRVEYKQLKADCGPEEQWLVINTADEYFTLTGLESGKPYLIRYRIVSKVGVSEASDTVSPIPTSAQRVIVGGTEGSEVTYMTPSITTIKKISIYSVFIPGIIVGPVKAIQVFFKTGHMIKVGDTAGFLEELLFDDNDKIIAATLWPTEDKKRLGGLEFEVAKSDGTTTKLSTQPKERRGEPVKIDVKSGKCNGITARSGGCINALGFYFI is encoded by the exons ATGGCATCAAAGCCCATTGAAGTGGCAGCCTTAGGAAGACCTCTGTTTCCTGGGATGCTTTATGACTGCCGCAGTGATTCCTTTATTCCAG GTGTTACTCTGTGGGATAAGAAATCACTAAGCGAAGATTTGGATACCCGTCCACAGCTCCAGACAGATTTGAAGTTCAGTAGCTCTGACTCTCTCTCTAGTAAGTCCAGTCTTCTGGATATAAGTGCTTCTCTGAAGGCCAGCTTCTTGGGGGGGCTGGTGGAGGTGGGAGGATCTGCCAAGTATTTGCATGACACCAAATCCTCAAACCAACAGTCCAGAGTGACAATGTATTACAGTGAGACATCCAGATTCGAGCAGCTCACTATGACACAGCTGGGCAAGATCACCTACCCTCGAGTGTTTGACCAGCAAACTGCAACTCATGTGGTTACAGCTGTACTTTATGGTGCTCAGGCCTTCATGGTGTTTGATCGGACATTTTCAGAAGAGGAAAACAAGCAGAAGATTGAAGGAGAACTAAATGTCATGGTCAAGAAGATCCCTTTATTTTCAGTTGAAGGAAAGGGAGCTGTACAAATGACAGATGCTGAAAAGGAAATGGTTGAGAAGATCACCTGCACATTTCATGGTAATATCTGTCTTGAGCAAAACCCCACCACATACATGGATGCCCTGGATTTGTACAAGCAGCTCCCCACTCTGTTGAAGGAGAGTCCAAAGAAAGCAGTTCCTATAAAAGTCTGGCTTTATCCTCTTCACCTACTGGATAATAAAGCAGCTCAGCTAGAGAGAGAAATCAGCACAAGCCTTGTTTCCAGCACTCAAGATATAATGGATGGGCTGGAGGAGGCAGAGAGGACATATAATGACCTGTCCAGAAATACACTGGTAAATGTTTTTAGTGACATCAAAGAGAAACTGCACTCATTTCAGGaatcatttaacatttacagGACGGTGCTCCGGAAAGAAGTGGCCAGGGTTTTGCCTGCCATTCGAGGAGGAGGAATGGAGGAGAAATCACTAGAAGAAATCTTAAAGATCTACAGGAACTCACCTTTTAATGATGGGATGCTTAACCAGTGGTTAAATGATGCAAAGTCTGAATTTAGCATATTAAGTTCTTACATCAAGAAGCTGGAGGGAATCAAAACTGAAGATTCACATGGTCTCATCACCATCCTCCATGATCCtgatatttattttgtggtgTGCTTCACCTTCACATCTCTGAAGAATGAAGACCTGTATCTTGAAAAACTACAGGGGTTTCTCAAACCTGACACATTTGAAAAGCTAGATGTGGAAGAAAACATGGTTTCCATGGCATCTGTCGAAAAGTGGTTCAGTGATCCTGATGTCACAAAAAAGATGAGAGAGAACTTATCTCTTTTCAGATGTTTTTCAGAGGCCAATAAAGATGACAAACGTATGTGTTTCATTATTTCTGCCATCTCTGATCCCTCCAATAAAGGCTCCTCCATCTACCTGTATGAACAAGGGAAtctgacaaacacacatttcCAGCCCGTGTCCAAACCGCCCCCTCCGGTAGTGAAGGATGTCCAGGACCAAACTGTATCCCTAAAACTGCAGAAATCTCCAACAGGGGAAACAGTGCAGTACAGAGTGGAGTACAAGCAGTTAAAAGCAGATTGTGGACCTGAAGAACAGTGGCTTGTCATAAACACAGCTGATGAATACTTTACTCTGACTGGATTGGAGTCTGGAAAACCGTACTTGATCCGCTACAGGATAGTGAGTAAAGTGGGAGTGAGTGAAGCCAGTGACACTGTCAGCCCCATACCAACTTCAG CACAACGTGTGATTGTGGGTGGGACAGAAGGTAGTGAAGTCACCTATATGACCCCTTCCATCACCACCATTAagaagatcagcatttatagtgtttttattcctGGG ATTATCGTCGGACCTGTGAAAGCAATCcaagtgttttttaaaactgGTCACATGATCAAAGTTGGGGACACTGCAGGATTTTTAGAAGAATTGCTTTTTGATGACAATGATAAAATCATTGCTGCAACACTGTGGCCAACTGAAGATAAGAAAAGACTTGGTGGGTTGGAATTTGAGGTTGCCAAAAGTGATGGTACAACAACAAAATTGTCTACTCAGCCTAAAGAACGCCGTGGTGAGCCCGTGAAGATTGATGTGAAGTCTGGAAAATGTAACGGTATTACAGCGAGAAGTGGAGGTTGCATTAATGCTCTGGGCTTCTACTTCATTTAG